One genomic region from Equus asinus isolate D_3611 breed Donkey chromosome 8, EquAss-T2T_v2, whole genome shotgun sequence encodes:
- the LOC106839265 gene encoding putative NBPF family member NBPF5, protein MAVSLGPVSDPGAEMTLLEINQELQSQLEQSKQDFRDLKQKFLVSESTAYILANELQKYKSGACKDIIESVLGEKLQFQEGKPTEKPTLAEKLK, encoded by the exons ATGGCAGTTTCTCTCGGCCCTGTGTCTGATCCGGGGGCCGAAATGACCCTCCTGGAAATCAACCAGGAGCTTCAGTCCCAGCTGGAACAAAGCAAACAGGACTTTCGAGACCTCAAACAGAAGTTCCTTGTCTCTGAGTCCACTGCCTACATCCTGGCCAACGAGCTGCAGAAATACA AGTCTGGAGCGTGCAAAGACATCATTGAATCGGTGCTGGGGGAGAAGCTGCAGTTCCAGGAGGGGAAGCCCACAGAGAAGCCAACGTTAGCGGAGAAGCTCAAGTAA